The nucleotide window TTGAGGTAAGAAGGGCCTGTTCTTCTGTCAGTACGTTGGCATACCGGCGAATATGCTCTACATCGGCAGACATAAGGGCCAGGGGTTTTTCCTCCCTGTGCTTTCGTTTTCTTAAACGGATAACCGCATCACTATTTTCCGCATCTGCGGCAAGGTGGTAACCGCCCAAGCCCTTTATGGCCAGAATATATCCCTGTTTTAAAAGAGCCGCGGTTTTTTTCATCGGATTTTCGGTTTCAATTTCACTGCGGGTATGATCATACAAAGTCACATGTGGCCCGCAAACTTCGCAGGCATTTGGCTGGGCGTGAAATCTTCTGTTCCCCGGGTCATCATATTCGGCCTGGCATCTTTTACACATGATAAAATGTTTCATAGAAGTTTTCGGCCGGTCATAGGGAATATCATCAATAATGGTATAACGGGGACCGCAGTTGGTGCAGTTAATGAATGGGTATTGGTAACGCCGGTCAGCCGGGTCAAAAAGCTCCCTGAGACAATCTTGGCAAACAGATACATCCGGTGATATAAGGGCGGATCTACCAGTGGTATTTTTACTTTTTGCAATGGTAAATCCGTTGGTATTTTTTACAGCTTCGGGAAAAATCGAAATCTTAGTAATGCGGGACAAAGGCGGGTTGTCTTGCACGAGATCCTGAGAAAAGGATTCAATATCACTTAAGGGTCCCGATAGATAAATACTCACCCCTGAGGATGTGTTGGCAACATCTCCCTTTAAATGATACTTTTTTGCCAGTTGATAGACAAAGGGTCTGAAACCTACCCCCTGCACAATGCCACTTACTTCCAGTCTTCTGGCAACATCATCTTCGGACATGGTCAATCGCCGTCTATCTCTTTTTCTCGCTTATCCACAAAATCAGCCGCCTCTTTAAGGATATTCAACGATTCCATTGCGGTCTTTTCATCAATCTTATGCAGGGCAAAGCCGGCATGAACGATGACATAATCGCCAACTGACGCATCTTCGACAAGGAGCAGACTTGCCGTTCTTGTTACACCGTCAACATCTATGGTTCCGATACCGTTTTCAATTTTTGTAATTTTAGATGGGACTGCAAGGCACATTTTTACTGGCTCCTTTTTTATAGGACACACCCAGCCGATCAAGCTCTGAGAGAACCATATCGATTGCAGGATCAACTTTTTTTTGTATGGCCGGTGTCAATTCAATGCTGAGCTTATCGATATCCTCAGGTTCGACACCGACGATTACGGTTTCCGGCACTTTGTCCAGCGCCTGGCACAGGGTTAATGCTTCGAGAAAATCCACCTGATGGAGCGAGTTTTTAGCCCTTATTCTTTCCGGTATGGCCTCCCCTGTCAGTCGATACATATCACCGACATTTCCCTTATTCCTGATGGCATCCACAACGATCAGATGATCCGGTTGCGATATGACCCCCAAAAGATTGACTCCCAAAACCCCGCCATCCACAATAGTCACATTGCGGGGAAATGTATAGTTTTTCTGGATTTTTTCTATCACCCGCACACCGAAGCCTTCATCGGAATACAGAATACAACCTACCCCTAAGATCATGATTTGTTTTGCGTTCATTTTGTTACCACAAGTTTATACTATACTGTTTGCCATAGTCAACTTACCAGAACATTATAGTAATTCTCAAAAATATGTTCCGTTTTAAATGAGGAAACTGTCTGAGTGTATTAGAAATCGTTAAGAAAGAACTTAAGTACAATATTGCTATTTTATTGTAGTCGTTGTCATACTCAAATTAATTATAATAAAGACAGATAGTTCTTTCTTTACGATTTCTTATATACGAGTTTTTCATCGTTTAAAACGGAATATATTTATGAGAAACAGTATAACCATACTTACGCGTGCAGGCAGTCATTTATCCAATCTGCTTTTAACATAAAGACTCATTTTGATACGTTTTGCGGAAATAGAAGCAGGAGGGTAAAAGTGATAGCAAACCGGCCGGCACTAATTTTTCGTATCCGCCCACACCCATTCGGAACAAAAAGGTTGCCAATCTCCGTCCTGTCATCGTTCACAGGTTGTTCAGCTTTAGGTGATCAGGGCAATCTGTGATAGTCTGTAAACCGGTTGCCCTGAGCACGTATAGCTGCGGTACCTGCAAACGCATAGGAAATTTCTTTCAGCCTCCCTGCATCAGGAGGCTGAAAGAGAAAAAGCTTTATATCAACATACTTTAATCTTATAGACCTGGTTGGAATCAGGATCTATTATATGAACACCGCAGGCGATGCACGGATCAAAGGAGTGTACCGTCCGTAAGACTTCAACCGGCCGCTTGGGATCCGCTATGGGTGTTCCAATCAAAGCCTCTTCCACCGGCCCGAGTTTTCCTTTTTCATCTCTGGGCCCAAGATTCCAGGTGGACGGTACCACATACTGGTAGTTCTTTATCTTTTTATTTTCAATTTCAATCCAGTGTCCCAATGATCCTCGAGCCACGTCATTCAGCCCGACCCCCATACCTTTGTCCGGCATCTTCCAAGGCTGGTAGGTTTTGGTATCTCCTGATTTAAGGTTTTCAACCAGTTCCATGACCCAGCCCGGCATGGCCTGGCCGATGGCAATGGTTTCAAGACCTCGGGCTGCTGTACGGCCGAGGGTTGAAAACAGAGCCCCAGCCGGAATGCCGAGTTTTTTAAGGGTACTGTCCACAA belongs to Thermodesulfobacteriota bacterium and includes:
- a CDS encoding HypC/HybG/HupF family hydrogenase formation chaperone; translation: MCLAVPSKITKIENGIGTIDVDGVTRTASLLLVEDASVGDYVIVHAGFALHKIDEKTAMESLNILKEAADFVDKREKEIDGD
- a CDS encoding HyaD/HybD family hydrogenase maturation endopeptidase, encoding MNAKQIMILGVGCILYSDEGFGVRVIEKIQKNYTFPRNVTIVDGGVLGVNLLGVISQPDHLIVVDAIRNKGNVGDMYRLTGEAIPERIRAKNSLHQVDFLEALTLCQALDKVPETVIVGVEPEDIDKLSIELTPAIQKKVDPAIDMVLSELDRLGVSYKKGASKNVPCSPI